In Flavobacteriales bacterium, one genomic interval encodes:
- a CDS encoding outer membrane lipoprotein carrier protein LolA produces the protein MRNVLFTVIASFGLLCGFSAQAQDRIPIDRSDATVQALLEHSRTTTSLKADFVQEKHLKMLATPVVSTGIIRFKKPGQLRWQVDTPEPSVAVVDGKTVMISKAGKEDDVTAADRQAFSAITNLIEGIVSGELLDGKSMVATFFTTKEGLLVELLPTDPRMAKRLKQVTLLFDTTTHILRELRMEQPSGEFTLTRFSNAKFGVAHGATTFKL, from the coding sequence ATGAGGAACGTGTTATTCACCGTTATTGCATCTTTCGGGTTGTTGTGTGGTTTCTCTGCACAAGCGCAGGACCGTATCCCGATCGATCGAAGCGATGCAACCGTTCAAGCGTTGTTGGAGCATTCAAGAACGACCACCAGTCTTAAAGCAGATTTCGTTCAAGAGAAACACTTGAAAATGTTAGCAACGCCAGTGGTCTCCACGGGTATCATCCGGTTCAAGAAACCGGGTCAATTACGCTGGCAGGTTGATACCCCGGAACCAAGCGTTGCCGTTGTTGATGGTAAGACCGTTATGATCAGTAAAGCCGGAAAAGAGGACGACGTTACAGCGGCGGATCGACAAGCATTCAGCGCAATAACCAATTTGATCGAAGGGATCGTTTCAGGCGAGTTGCTCGATGGTAAAAGCATGGTAGCAACGTTCTTCACAACAAAAGAAGGACTGCTTGTTGAGCTACTCCCGACCGATCCGCGCATGGCGAAACGACTGAAGCAAGTGACCCTTTTGTTCGATACCACTACCCATATCTTGCGCGAACTCCGCATGGAACAACCCAGTGGCGAATTCACGTTAACGCGTTTCAGCAATGCGAAATTCGGTGTGGCACATGGTGCTACGACCTTCAAACTATGA
- the fabG gene encoding 3-oxoacyl-ACP reductase FabG — protein MAEVKTAKWALVTGGSRGIGRAIALELARKHGLSIVLNYASNQEAAEAAAVELKEMGVDVFLAPFDVKDPEAVKSGVDAWRSAHPEARLEVLINNAGITRDNLLVFMEPADWHEVINTHLNGFFNVTTAVLQGLVRQRYGRIINVVSLSGTKGVPGQTNYSAAKAGIIGATRSLAQEIAKRNITVNAVAPGFITSDMTKDLDEAQLKQLVPMGRFGKPEEVASIVGFLASAEAAYITGEVIHVNGGMHS, from the coding sequence ATGGCAGAAGTAAAAACAGCAAAATGGGCATTGGTCACGGGTGGATCCCGTGGCATTGGTCGTGCAATTGCACTCGAGTTGGCGCGCAAGCATGGTCTCAGCATCGTGCTGAACTACGCGAGTAACCAAGAAGCTGCTGAAGCCGCTGCTGTAGAGCTGAAGGAGATGGGCGTTGATGTATTCCTTGCTCCCTTCGATGTAAAAGATCCAGAGGCGGTCAAGTCCGGTGTGGATGCGTGGCGATCGGCCCATCCAGAGGCGAGGCTGGAAGTATTGATCAATAATGCCGGTATTACACGGGACAACCTTCTTGTCTTTATGGAGCCAGCCGATTGGCACGAAGTGATCAACACGCACTTGAACGGATTCTTCAATGTAACCACAGCTGTTCTGCAAGGTCTTGTGCGACAGCGCTATGGCCGCATCATCAATGTGGTCTCCTTAAGCGGAACCAAGGGAGTACCAGGCCAGACCAATTACAGCGCAGCAAAGGCAGGCATCATTGGCGCAACGCGCTCATTGGCGCAAGAAATTGCCAAACGGAACATTACCGTGAATGCGGTAGCTCCAGGGTTCATTACCAGTGATATGACCAAGGATCTGGACGAAGCACAACTGAAACAATTGGTACCGATGGGGCGTTTCGGAAAACCAGAGGAAGTTGCTAGCATTGTTGGCTTTTTGGCGTCTGCTGAAGCGGCATATATCACGGGTGAAGTGATCCACGTAAACGGAGGAATGCACTCGTAG
- a CDS encoding beta-ketoacyl-[acyl-carrier-protein] synthase family protein, producing MKQGRIAITGMGAICSLGNDVSAISDALISGKRGIRPLQKLDLGFPDLFLGEVQLTNKELAALLRDKVKDLPRSRTALLGLVAAFSAIGNSTSEERTVVISASTVGGMDLSEQHFSKWNSGNLDMIADAVEHPVGSHTAYIAQAIGSKAMRTTISTACSSSANAMILGGQLLRTGRADRVLVGGSDALCKFTIEGFMALSAMDTTGVTKPFSNERNGMNLGEGAAYLVMQREEDVTDKIEILAYFLGGSNRNDAYHQTATSPDGHGPYLAMKDCIEKAGLKPNDIDHINAHGTGTENNDSTELAAMERLFGSVPDFTTTKALTGHTLAAAGALEAVIAIISMREGIIPVGYSTTAPIEGRSAMPVSKSIRRQVKNVLSNSLGFGGNDTSILLSSAE from the coding sequence GTGAAACAAGGGCGGATAGCGATCACAGGCATGGGTGCGATCTGCTCCCTAGGCAACGACGTTTCCGCCATTTCGGATGCCTTGATCAGCGGTAAACGCGGCATTCGTCCGTTACAGAAACTGGATCTCGGATTCCCCGATCTTTTTTTGGGCGAAGTACAATTGACCAACAAGGAATTGGCCGCTTTGCTACGCGATAAAGTGAAGGACCTTCCGCGTTCTCGTACAGCATTGCTTGGTCTGGTTGCGGCTTTCAGCGCGATCGGAAATAGTACGAGCGAAGAACGGACGGTGGTGATCAGCGCGAGTACCGTTGGTGGAATGGATCTCTCCGAACAGCATTTCAGCAAATGGAATTCCGGTAACTTGGACATGATCGCTGATGCAGTAGAACATCCTGTTGGATCGCACACCGCATACATCGCACAGGCCATTGGATCCAAGGCCATGCGCACAACGATCAGTACTGCATGCAGTTCATCCGCGAATGCCATGATCCTAGGTGGTCAGCTGCTTAGAACGGGTCGCGCGGACCGTGTTCTGGTTGGCGGTTCAGATGCACTCTGCAAATTCACGATCGAAGGATTCATGGCATTGAGTGCGATGGATACCACGGGGGTTACCAAACCCTTCAGCAACGAGCGCAACGGCATGAACCTTGGTGAAGGAGCAGCTTATTTAGTAATGCAGCGTGAAGAGGACGTAACCGACAAGATCGAAATTCTCGCGTATTTCCTTGGCGGTTCGAACAGGAACGATGCATACCACCAAACAGCAACATCTCCGGATGGTCATGGTCCGTATTTGGCAATGAAGGATTGCATCGAAAAAGCAGGGCTGAAACCAAACGATATCGACCACATCAATGCACACGGCACTGGCACTGAGAACAACGACAGCACCGAGCTGGCTGCTATGGAAAGGCTCTTCGGGAGTGTTCCGGATTTCACGACCACCAAAGCATTAACCGGCCACACCTTAGCTGCAGCCGGAGCGTTGGAGGCGGTGATCGCAATCATCAGCATGCGCGAAGGAATTATCCCGGTCGGCTATTCCACAACCGCGCCGATCGAAGGTCGTAGCGCGATGCCCGTATCAAAAAGCATACGCAGACAAGTAAAGAACGTGTTATCCAATTCTTTGGGATTCGGCGGTAACGACACATCGATCCTACTTTCATCAGCAGAGTAA
- a CDS encoding alanine dehydrogenase: MPTAYKKIGVIREGKTPADRRVPLTPAQCKEVMQRFPDVDLVVQRSPVRAYTDAEYEAFEIPMADDLADRDLILGIKEIPIDMLVPGKAHQFFSHTIKKQPSNAKLLKAVLDKKVRLIDHELLTDVNGDRVLAFGYWAGVVGAYNAFRGRQFSRGGKPMKPANECHDLEELETQLRAFSFQTDLRVVLTGGGRVGKGAMGVLERAGVTRVDNDVFMKTDHPGPVYTVLGSSGMFERMDGKPFDREAFHADPSGHRSKFLPYAKRAHMYIACHYWDARAPKILTAADLREPGISLDVIADISCDIGGPIDSTLRATTIADPFYGYDPTTAKEKPAGSEGTITVMSVDNLPAELPRDASEAFGRDLIERVIPSLTGIDTNDLIARATIANNGELTNSFKYLADYANS; the protein is encoded by the coding sequence ATGCCAACAGCTTACAAAAAGATCGGTGTCATCCGTGAAGGTAAAACACCTGCGGATCGCCGCGTACCGTTGACCCCTGCGCAATGCAAAGAGGTCATGCAGCGCTTTCCCGACGTGGACCTGGTCGTACAACGCAGCCCCGTTCGTGCCTATACGGATGCTGAATATGAGGCGTTCGAGATCCCGATGGCAGATGACCTGGCCGATCGCGACCTGATCCTGGGCATCAAGGAAATTCCGATCGATATGCTGGTTCCGGGTAAAGCACACCAATTCTTTAGCCATACCATTAAAAAACAGCCCTCGAACGCAAAGCTCCTAAAAGCCGTTCTGGATAAAAAAGTGCGATTGATCGACCACGAGCTTCTAACGGATGTGAACGGCGACCGTGTGCTTGCTTTTGGCTATTGGGCAGGCGTAGTAGGTGCATACAACGCATTCCGTGGCAGACAATTTTCGCGCGGTGGCAAGCCCATGAAACCGGCCAACGAATGCCACGATCTGGAAGAACTGGAGACGCAGTTACGTGCCTTTTCATTTCAAACCGATCTGCGTGTGGTCTTAACAGGCGGGGGGCGTGTAGGAAAGGGCGCAATGGGTGTTCTGGAACGCGCCGGAGTTACCCGCGTTGATAATGATGTCTTCATGAAGACGGATCATCCAGGTCCGGTCTATACCGTTCTGGGTAGTTCTGGAATGTTCGAGCGTATGGATGGAAAACCATTCGACAGAGAAGCGTTCCACGCAGACCCAAGCGGACACCGATCCAAATTCCTGCCTTACGCGAAACGCGCTCACATGTACATTGCCTGCCATTATTGGGATGCACGCGCTCCGAAGATCCTAACGGCTGCGGATCTGCGCGAACCCGGTATCAGTTTGGATGTGATCGCAGACATTAGTTGTGATATTGGTGGCCCTATAGACAGCACATTGCGTGCAACTACGATCGCTGATCCATTTTATGGTTACGATCCAACAACAGCAAAGGAAAAGCCTGCGGGCAGCGAAGGCACGATAACCGTAATGTCCGTGGACAACTTACCTGCTGAATTACCCCGCGATGCTTCCGAAGCCTTTGGGCGTGATCTGATAGAACGTGTAATTCCTAGCTTGACCGGAATAGATACCAACGATCTTATAGCACGGGCCACCATCGCTAATAATGGTGAACTGACCAACTCGTTCAAGTATTTGGCGGATTATGCGAATAGTTAG
- a CDS encoding acyl-CoA thioesterase: MDSITECAISFGDLDPMAIVWHGNYFRFMELGREAFGKHHDLDAIWMYEQGYFTPIVQSVIDHKSPLVYGDTVTIRTWMEPSPAAKIILHYELRNKANDQIVATAKTIQVFLDKDRKLMLELPEFYSAWKSKKFP, encoded by the coding sequence ATGGATAGTATCACAGAATGCGCGATCTCTTTCGGAGACCTTGATCCGATGGCCATTGTATGGCACGGCAACTATTTCCGGTTCATGGAATTGGGGCGTGAAGCATTCGGCAAACACCATGACCTCGATGCTATTTGGATGTACGAACAAGGCTACTTCACACCCATCGTTCAAAGTGTGATCGATCACAAATCACCGTTGGTTTACGGCGATACTGTAACGATAAGAACGTGGATGGAACCCAGCCCTGCCGCGAAGATCATCCTGCACTACGAACTGCGGAACAAGGCCAACGATCAGATCGTCGCCACGGCAAAGACCATCCAGGTATTCTTGGACAAGGATCGTAAATTGATGCTTGAACTACCGGAATTCTACAGCGCCTGGAAGTCGAAGAAATTCCCGTGA
- a CDS encoding beta-ketoacyl synthase chain length factor → MYIRGHHTNTEPVPPLVIPAGAARRMAKLQRGSIEYILQHLNSIGQPTIDGIYASTALGCLEDTEKFLEEITGPSTSLRSPLPFMRSTHNTIAGQLALLLKIHGPNITHSQELFGFHSALLNALLHCEEEPKSTLLVFATDEETELSASLLNALHPADNLKLGAGYACFVVGIEPKANDRAKITLNEQGAVSDTEHWNNIITASKAEHIYWSAYPANAELPAFPANAKAERYDLETGHHGAQTAQALALSIENIATKKITGPCMILDIFDDRIGALVVEPC, encoded by the coding sequence ATGTACATCCGTGGCCACCATACCAACACAGAACCTGTACCACCACTGGTAATTCCCGCAGGTGCAGCACGTCGCATGGCGAAGCTCCAACGCGGATCGATCGAATACATCCTTCAGCATTTGAACAGCATCGGTCAACCGACCATTGATGGCATTTACGCGAGTACTGCATTGGGATGTTTGGAAGACACGGAGAAGTTCCTGGAAGAGATCACAGGTCCATCCACTTCGCTACGTTCTCCTCTACCCTTCATGCGAAGTACGCATAACACGATTGCTGGTCAGTTGGCGCTGTTGCTGAAGATCCATGGACCCAACATCACCCACTCGCAAGAACTATTCGGATTCCACTCGGCGTTACTGAATGCCTTATTGCACTGCGAAGAGGAACCGAAAAGCACGTTACTAGTATTCGCTACGGATGAGGAGACAGAGCTTTCCGCTAGTCTACTTAACGCGTTGCATCCAGCAGACAACCTTAAGTTAGGTGCGGGCTACGCATGCTTCGTAGTTGGAATTGAACCAAAGGCCAACGACAGAGCCAAGATCACATTGAACGAGCAAGGCGCTGTAAGCGATACAGAGCATTGGAACAACATCATTACTGCATCCAAAGCAGAACACATCTATTGGTCGGCCTACCCGGCCAATGCGGAGTTGCCTGCTTTCCCTGCAAACGCAAAAGCTGAACGTTATGACCTGGAAACTGGTCACCACGGCGCACAAACTGCACAAGCATTGGCCCTATCGATCGAGAATATCGCAACTAAGAAGATCACCGGACCGTGTATGATCCTTGACATTTTCGATGACCGGATCGGCGCACTAGTGGTGGAACCATGCTGA
- a CDS encoding beta-ketoacyl-[acyl-carrier-protein] synthase family protein — translation MEERVVITGMGLWSCLGTTLAEVEASLRAGKSGIIFSEERKELGYRSALTGTVPTPDLKSRLNRRQRIGMAEQANYAYEATEQAMKQAGIDIPYCEANEVGIIFGNDSSALAVIESVDTIREKKDTAFVGSGSVFQGMNSTVTMNLATILKLRGINFTLSGACASGSHSIGIGYLLIKQGLQHMVICGGAQEVNKYTFGSFDGISAFSIKESEPTKASSPFDAGRDGLIPSGGAAALVIESLSSAKARGATILGEIKAYGFSSNGGHISDPDLDGQVRALNMALKMADLSPADIDYVNAHATSTPVGDRIEAQALDAVFGATRPFVSSTKSMTGHECWMAGASEVVYSMLMLLGGFIAPNINLHTPDEDSAKLNLVTTTLEKQFNRFLTNSFGFGGTNSTLIIERYSD, via the coding sequence ATGGAAGAGCGCGTTGTCATAACAGGTATGGGGCTTTGGAGTTGTTTGGGCACCACGTTGGCCGAAGTGGAGGCATCATTGCGTGCTGGAAAGTCAGGAATTATTTTCTCCGAAGAGCGCAAGGAACTTGGATATCGCAGCGCGCTGACCGGAACAGTACCAACACCAGATCTGAAAAGCCGTTTGAATCGCAGGCAAAGGATCGGCATGGCCGAGCAGGCCAACTATGCTTACGAAGCCACTGAGCAAGCAATGAAACAAGCGGGGATCGATATTCCGTATTGTGAAGCGAATGAAGTAGGCATCATTTTCGGTAACGATAGCAGTGCCTTGGCAGTGATCGAATCCGTGGATACCATTCGCGAGAAAAAAGACACTGCATTCGTTGGGTCCGGATCTGTTTTTCAAGGCATGAACAGTACGGTCACCATGAATTTGGCAACCATCCTGAAGCTTCGAGGGATCAACTTCACGCTCAGTGGAGCATGTGCCAGTGGATCACACTCCATTGGTATTGGCTACTTGCTCATTAAGCAAGGCCTCCAACACATGGTTATCTGCGGTGGAGCCCAGGAAGTGAACAAGTACACCTTCGGAAGCTTCGATGGCATATCAGCGTTCAGCATAAAAGAAAGTGAACCGACCAAGGCTTCGAGTCCTTTTGATGCAGGTCGCGATGGCCTTATCCCGAGTGGCGGAGCCGCAGCATTGGTCATCGAGAGTTTAAGTTCAGCCAAAGCACGCGGTGCAACTATCCTAGGAGAAATAAAAGCCTATGGTTTCAGCAGTAACGGCGGGCACATTTCGGATCCCGATCTGGATGGTCAGGTCAGGGCATTGAACATGGCGTTGAAAATGGCTGATCTATCACCAGCAGACATCGATTACGTCAATGCACACGCAACAAGTACACCCGTTGGCGATCGTATTGAGGCGCAAGCCTTGGATGCCGTTTTCGGAGCTACGAGACCGTTCGTCAGTAGCACCAAAAGCATGACCGGTCATGAATGTTGGATGGCCGGTGCGAGTGAGGTGGTCTACTCCATGTTGATGCTTTTAGGTGGATTTATTGCTCCTAATATTAACTTGCACACGCCTGACGAGGATAGTGCCAAGCTGAATTTGGTAACAACTACCCTGGAAAAGCAATTCAATAGATTCCTGACCAACTCGTTCGGCTTCGGCGGAACGAACTCCACATTGATCATAGAACGCTACTCGGATTGA
- a CDS encoding lipid A biosynthesis acyltransferase, whose product MSEKTPKWSGKSKGFPLGYRIFIFVIRNLGVRAAYLVLGFVVPWYVLTSWKSNKALGVYFARLRAIVPGIKGLNYFRSYMAMGRNIIDKVAVQAGLEARYTWEKVNGQGVADLIGAHKGGLLLSAHVGNWEFASHFLKGHPGKVNIVLLTAEDERIKAVMENELSPASFNMIPLSKDMSHVFKMNNALMDGEVLCMHGDRNLPGSRVYTADFLGAPAEFPAGPFALAAAHKVPVCIPFVIRTGPMKYSFFGSDQIPPGTSRDEIFKRYVQEFEAIVKKYPLQWFNYYDFWQHADPTSDR is encoded by the coding sequence GTGAGTGAAAAAACTCCCAAATGGTCCGGTAAAAGCAAAGGTTTTCCTTTAGGCTACCGGATCTTTATCTTCGTTATTCGAAATCTCGGCGTTCGAGCGGCCTATTTGGTCCTTGGATTCGTCGTGCCATGGTACGTGCTTACATCGTGGAAAAGCAACAAAGCCTTGGGTGTCTATTTCGCTAGACTTCGCGCTATCGTACCGGGGATCAAGGGCCTCAACTATTTCAGGTCATACATGGCGATGGGCCGCAACATCATCGATAAAGTAGCAGTTCAAGCCGGTCTGGAAGCACGCTACACGTGGGAAAAGGTGAATGGCCAAGGTGTAGCAGATTTGATCGGGGCGCACAAAGGCGGATTGCTTCTGAGCGCGCACGTTGGAAACTGGGAATTCGCAAGTCATTTTCTCAAGGGTCATCCGGGAAAAGTGAACATAGTACTCCTTACTGCGGAGGACGAACGCATAAAAGCCGTTATGGAGAACGAGCTCTCACCGGCGAGCTTTAACATGATCCCATTGAGCAAGGACATGTCGCACGTTTTCAAGATGAACAATGCCTTGATGGATGGCGAAGTACTCTGCATGCACGGTGATCGCAATCTACCGGGATCACGGGTTTACACTGCGGACTTCCTAGGGGCACCAGCTGAATTTCCGGCAGGTCCATTTGCGTTGGCCGCAGCACACAAGGTTCCAGTTTGTATCCCGTTCGTCATTCGCACGGGGCCTATGAAGTATTCGTTCTTCGGCTCCGATCAGATCCCACCAGGCACATCGCGCGACGAAATTTTCAAGCGCTATGTTCAAGAATTCGAGGCCATCGTGAAAAAGTATCCACTACAATGGTTCAATTATTATGACTTTTGGCAACATGCAGACCCCACTAGCGACAGGTAG
- a CDS encoding DUF2062 domain-containing protein produces MGSTSLGDGIGVLIPTYNNAVTLEGVLHHVQQYASSNVLVVNDGSTDGTQEILAKFPDINIVNLPTNKGKGNALRTGFSEARKLGWKYAITIDSDGQHDPADLPKMASMVRENPTAMVMGARDMGQSEIPGKSSFGNKFSNFWFKVETGITLPDTQTGYRAWPLEALGKFKTISNRFGYEIESIVKLAWRGTPFKVVPVSVRYDFPERVSHFKPFQDFSRVSVTHTWMVTVALLWFWPKQLFFKGGLVRILREEFNRPEESSIRKSLSVGFGFFMGIVPLWGFQLLIGIPAAIFMKLNRVLFITAANISIPPMIPLIIFASYMVGALFMGTDAVTMEFSQQLTLGRVQEHLIQYLIGSVVLAVTAGIIGTVITFILLRPFRKR; encoded by the coding sequence ATGGGATCGACCTCGCTTGGAGATGGTATTGGCGTGCTGATCCCTACGTACAACAACGCGGTAACATTGGAAGGAGTGTTGCATCATGTTCAGCAATACGCAAGTTCGAATGTGTTGGTGGTGAATGATGGCTCCACGGATGGAACGCAGGAGATCCTGGCCAAGTTCCCGGACATTAATATCGTTAACCTTCCTACAAACAAAGGCAAGGGAAACGCATTGCGCACGGGTTTTTCTGAGGCACGTAAACTGGGTTGGAAATATGCCATAACCATTGATAGCGATGGCCAGCATGACCCCGCCGATCTTCCAAAAATGGCCAGCATGGTCCGCGAGAACCCGACCGCCATGGTCATGGGAGCACGCGACATGGGCCAGAGCGAAATACCCGGCAAGAGTTCATTCGGGAACAAGTTCAGCAACTTCTGGTTCAAGGTCGAGACCGGTATCACCTTGCCCGACACCCAGACCGGTTATAGAGCTTGGCCGCTCGAGGCATTGGGTAAATTCAAGACAATAAGCAATCGCTTTGGGTACGAGATCGAGAGCATTGTAAAACTGGCTTGGCGCGGCACACCCTTCAAAGTCGTTCCGGTAAGTGTCCGTTATGATTTTCCGGAACGTGTATCGCACTTCAAGCCGTTCCAGGATTTTTCGCGCGTAAGCGTAACGCACACGTGGATGGTTACCGTTGCGTTGCTCTGGTTCTGGCCGAAGCAGTTGTTCTTCAAAGGTGGGTTGGTCCGGATTTTAAGAGAGGAATTCAATCGTCCTGAAGAAAGCTCCATTCGGAAATCGCTATCTGTGGGCTTCGGGTTTTTCATGGGTATTGTACCGCTTTGGGGGTTTCAATTATTGATCGGTATACCGGCGGCAATCTTCATGAAGTTGAACCGCGTCCTGTTCATTACAGCGGCCAACATCAGCATACCACCCATGATCCCGCTGATCATTTTTGCAAGCTATATGGTCGGCGCTCTGTTCATGGGCACCGACGCTGTCACTATGGAATTCTCGCAGCAACTCACCCTAGGTCGCGTGCAAGAACACCTGATCCAGTATTTGATCGGTAGCGTAGTCTTAGCAGTTACTGCTGGCATCATTGGGACGGTGATCACGTTCATTCTCTTACGACCGTTCCGCAAAAGGTAG
- a CDS encoding polysaccharide deacetylase family protein codes for MLTHRSTFWPLVVVHVIALACWQYAYCCEWAPVFTIVCHLGLLAHGSAAPKAGFFIPMQLHGATGTMALTYDDGPVPQHTEAILDLLRTEGVKATFFCIGKRVAASPEIAERIVSEGHTIGVHTQNHHWSWGFSSKKKALREIEECAQTIETITGVKPKLFRPPFGVTSPNTAYAINKSGLRPVAWDLRTFDTSANDEKALIEKTVRKMKGATIILMHDPEPVALALTKALINKAKESGTQLVSIR; via the coding sequence ATGCTGACCCATCGTTCCACGTTCTGGCCGTTGGTCGTGGTGCATGTGATAGCATTAGCGTGTTGGCAATACGCCTATTGCTGCGAGTGGGCCCCGGTATTCACCATCGTATGTCATCTTGGTTTATTGGCACACGGAAGTGCTGCGCCCAAGGCCGGGTTCTTCATTCCCATGCAACTCCACGGAGCAACCGGAACCATGGCATTGACGTATGATGACGGCCCAGTTCCGCAGCACACCGAAGCCATCCTGGACCTATTGAGAACCGAAGGCGTCAAAGCCACATTCTTCTGTATTGGCAAACGCGTAGCCGCATCACCAGAAATTGCAGAACGCATTGTTTCAGAAGGCCACACGATCGGCGTACACACCCAGAACCACCATTGGAGCTGGGGATTTTCGAGTAAGAAAAAAGCATTGAGAGAGATCGAGGAATGTGCGCAAACCATTGAAACCATCACCGGCGTTAAACCGAAATTATTCCGCCCGCCCTTCGGTGTAACCAGCCCGAACACCGCCTATGCGATCAATAAAAGTGGCTTGCGACCAGTTGCGTGGGATCTTCGCACCTTTGATACCTCGGCTAACGATGAGAAGGCGCTGATCGAGAAGACCGTGAGAAAAATGAAAGGTGCCACCATCATTCTGATGCACGACCCGGAACCGGTTGCATTGGCATTGACCAAAGCACTGATCAACAAGGCAAAGGAAAGTGGTACGCAGCTTGTAAGTATACGTTGA
- a CDS encoding pseudouridylate synthase: protein MQTPLATGSDAVALIPQKPPFVLIDTLVSATNDTFNSAFTIPADHVLVHNGVLLQAGLMENAAQTAALGMGYTAKERNEPPPLGFIGALTRIVFTGKAAVGKRLETTVVVKHEVMNARVLEASVQCEGRSIAQLELKVFIMDPNAVNG, encoded by the coding sequence ATGCAGACCCCACTAGCGACAGGTAGCGACGCTGTTGCGTTGATCCCACAAAAGCCACCATTCGTGCTGATCGACACCTTGGTAAGTGCCACGAACGACACGTTCAACTCGGCGTTCACCATACCGGCTGATCACGTGTTGGTGCATAACGGCGTATTACTACAAGCCGGGTTGATGGAGAATGCAGCACAAACCGCAGCTCTAGGCATGGGCTACACGGCCAAAGAGCGGAACGAACCGCCACCACTGGGTTTCATTGGCGCGTTAACACGGATCGTCTTCACCGGAAAAGCCGCGGTAGGCAAGCGATTGGAAACCACCGTGGTCGTGAAACACGAAGTCATGAATGCGCGTGTGTTGGAGGCAAGCGTGCAATGTGAAGGCAGATCGATCGCCCAATTGGAATTGAAAGTATTCATTATGGATCCCAATGCTGTCAATGGATAG
- a CDS encoding acyl carrier protein, whose amino-acid sequence MTTEKSTELRQELKAQIIQHLNLEGRTVESIADDMPLFDEGLGLDSIDVLELIVLMDKHYGVRIADPKQGRDVFQSVASMAAHIEANR is encoded by the coding sequence ATGACCACTGAGAAATCGACCGAATTACGCCAAGAATTGAAGGCGCAGATCATACAACACCTCAACCTGGAGGGGCGCACTGTAGAAAGCATTGCGGACGACATGCCGCTATTCGACGAAGGGTTGGGCCTGGATAGCATCGATGTGTTGGAATTGATCGTGCTAATGGACAAACATTACGGCGTACGCATTGCCGATCCCAAACAAGGTCGTGACGTATTCCAAAGCGTTGCAAGTATGGCTGCGCACATCGAAGCCAACCGGTGA
- a CDS encoding acyl carrier protein, whose amino-acid sequence MSLTRQDIEATTIKFLSEEFEVDPSTITPEAPMKETLALDSLDYVDLVVVIEQNFGMKMKGEQFMKLVTFSDFYDHIEEELAAKA is encoded by the coding sequence ATGAGCCTTACACGACAAGACATCGAAGCCACTACAATTAAATTCCTTAGCGAAGAATTCGAAGTGGACCCAAGCACCATTACGCCTGAGGCACCGATGAAAGAAACTTTGGCATTGGATAGCTTGGATTATGTGGATCTCGTAGTGGTCATCGAACAGAATTTCGGGATGAAAATGAAAGGTGAACAGTTCATGAAGCTCGTCACTTTTTCCGATTTCTACGATCACATTGAGGAGGAATTAGCGGCGAAAGCGTGA